Proteins encoded in a region of the Azospirillum thiophilum genome:
- a CDS encoding LysR family transcriptional regulator gives MLNFRHVKYFIATANLGQVSRAARELSISQSAITSAIKELEAEVGGRLFVRTAQGMELTDTGRRFLAASHRIMASVEEALHPADTAAEIAGSLTIGASYTVLGYFLPQHLERLERRYPNLRLHIHELTREMIEDNLITGRLDMAVVLTSNISNPELTTETLTGSQRRLWVPAGHRLLELDSVGLQDVAEHPYIMLTVDEAAHWTTRYWSASPFRPNVRLRTSSIEAVRSTVANGQGVTILSDMVYRPWSLEGKRIETIIMRERVPAMDVGLAWRQGVELTPAMRLFRTHFSEVYQTPQSRMPR, from the coding sequence ATGCTGAATTTCCGCCATGTGAAATATTTCATCGCCACCGCCAATCTGGGACAGGTGTCGCGTGCCGCGCGCGAGCTGTCGATTTCGCAATCGGCGATCACCTCGGCGATCAAGGAGCTTGAAGCGGAGGTGGGCGGGCGTCTGTTCGTCCGCACCGCACAGGGGATGGAACTGACCGACACCGGCCGCCGCTTCCTGGCGGCAAGCCATCGCATCATGGCGAGCGTGGAGGAGGCCCTGCATCCTGCCGACACCGCGGCGGAGATCGCCGGCAGCCTGACGATCGGTGCCAGCTATACGGTGCTGGGATATTTCCTGCCGCAGCATCTGGAGCGGTTGGAGCGGCGCTATCCAAATCTGCGCCTCCATATCCATGAACTGACGCGTGAGATGATCGAGGACAATCTGATCACCGGCCGGCTGGACATGGCGGTGGTCCTGACCTCCAACATCAGCAATCCGGAATTGACGACCGAAACGCTGACCGGGAGCCAGCGGCGGCTGTGGGTCCCGGCCGGGCATCGGCTGCTTGAGCTCGATTCGGTGGGATTGCAGGACGTGGCGGAGCACCCCTACATCATGCTGACCGTGGACGAAGCCGCCCATTGGACGACACGCTACTGGAGCGCCTCGCCCTTCCGCCCCAATGTCCGGCTGCGCACCTCATCGATCGAGGCGGTGCGTTCCACCGTGGCCAACGGCCAGGGGGTGACCATCCTGTCCGACATGGTGTACCGGCCATGGTCACTCGAAGGGAAACGCATCGAGACGATCATCATGCGCGAGCGCGTACCGGCCATGGATGTCGGGCTGGCCTGGCGCCAGGGGGTCGAACTGACGCCGGCCATGCGCTTGTTCCGCACCCATTTCAGCGAGGTCTACCAGACCCCGCAGAGCCGCATGCCGCGGTGA
- a CDS encoding electron transfer flavoprotein subunit alpha/FixB family protein: MPILILADHDNATLKPATAHAVTAAAKLGSDIHVLVAGRNAASAADAASRLDGVAKVLVADDAAYEHALAEPLAALLVSLAPGYGHILAAATSTGKNVLPRVAALLDVAMISDITAVVSVDSFERPIYAGNAIATVQSADPVKILTVRTTAFEAAGSGGSAPVEPVAAVADPGLSGFVSAELSKSERPELTSARIVVSGGRGMQSGDNFPMLEALADRLGAAVGASRAAVDAGFVPNDYQVGQTGKIVAPDLYIAVGISGAIQHLAGMKDSKVIVAINKDEEAPIFQVADYGLVADLFKAVPELQQAL; the protein is encoded by the coding sequence ATGCCCATCCTGATCCTCGCCGACCACGACAACGCGACCCTCAAGCCCGCCACCGCCCATGCGGTGACCGCAGCCGCCAAGCTTGGTTCCGACATCCATGTCCTGGTCGCCGGCCGCAACGCCGCGTCCGCCGCCGACGCAGCCTCCAGGCTGGACGGTGTCGCCAAGGTGCTGGTCGCCGACGATGCCGCCTATGAGCACGCCCTTGCCGAACCGCTGGCGGCGCTGCTGGTGTCGCTCGCCCCCGGCTACGGCCATATCCTCGCCGCCGCCACTTCGACGGGCAAGAACGTGCTGCCGCGGGTCGCGGCGCTGCTCGACGTGGCGATGATCTCCGACATCACCGCGGTGGTCTCGGTCGACAGCTTCGAGCGGCCGATCTATGCCGGCAACGCCATCGCCACCGTGCAGTCCGCCGACCCGGTGAAGATCCTCACCGTCCGCACCACCGCCTTCGAGGCGGCAGGCTCCGGCGGAAGCGCCCCGGTGGAGCCGGTCGCCGCCGTGGCCGATCCCGGCCTGTCGGGCTTCGTCTCGGCCGAGCTGTCGAAGTCGGAGCGGCCGGAGCTGACCAGCGCGCGCATCGTCGTGTCGGGCGGGCGCGGCATGCAGTCGGGCGATAATTTCCCAATGCTGGAGGCGCTGGCCGACAGGCTGGGCGCCGCCGTGGGTGCAAGCCGTGCCGCCGTCGATGCCGGCTTCGTGCCGAACGACTATCAGGTCGGCCAGACCGGCAAGATCGTGGCGCCGGACCTCTACATCGCCGTCGGCATCTCCGGCGCGATCCAGCATCTGGCCGGCATGAAGGACAGCAAGGTCATCGTCGCCATCAACAAGGACGAGGAGGCGCCGATCTTCCAGGTCGCCGATTACGGCCTCGTCGCCGACCTGTTCAAGGCCGTGCCGGAGCTGCAACAGGCGCTCTGA
- a CDS encoding electron transfer flavoprotein subunit beta/FixA family protein, with translation MKLLVPVKRVVDYNVKIRVKADGSGVETANVKMSMNPFDEIAVEEAIRLKEAGTATEIVVVSVGPAQAQETLRTALAMGADRAILVQTDGTTEPLAVAKVLKALVEKEAPGMVILGKQAIDDDCNQTGQMLAALLGWGQGTFASKIVAGDGTVAVTREIDGGLEVVSLTLPAVVTADLRLNEPRYASLPNIMKAKKKPLETVTPDALGVDVKPRLTTLKVVEPPKRKAGVKVADVAALVDKLKTEARVI, from the coding sequence ATGAAACTCCTCGTCCCCGTCAAGCGGGTCGTCGACTACAATGTGAAGATCCGCGTGAAGGCGGATGGCAGCGGCGTCGAGACCGCCAACGTGAAGATGAGCATGAATCCCTTCGACGAGATCGCCGTCGAAGAGGCGATTCGTTTGAAAGAGGCCGGCACGGCGACCGAGATCGTCGTGGTGTCGGTCGGCCCGGCCCAGGCCCAGGAAACGCTGCGCACCGCACTCGCCATGGGGGCCGACCGCGCCATCCTGGTGCAGACCGATGGGACGACCGAACCGCTGGCGGTCGCCAAGGTGTTGAAGGCGCTGGTGGAGAAGGAGGCGCCGGGGATGGTGATCCTCGGCAAGCAGGCGATCGACGACGATTGCAACCAGACCGGCCAGATGCTGGCGGCGCTGCTCGGCTGGGGCCAGGGCACCTTCGCCTCGAAGATCGTCGCCGGTGACGGCACGGTCGCGGTGACGCGCGAGATCGACGGCGGGCTGGAGGTCGTGTCGCTCACGCTGCCGGCGGTGGTCACCGCCGATCTGCGGCTGAACGAACCGCGCTATGCCTCGCTGCCCAACATCATGAAGGCGAAGAAGAAGCCGCTGGAGACGGTCACGCCTGACGCGCTCGGCGTCGACGTCAAGCCGCGGCTGACGACCTTGAAGGTGGTCGAGCCGCCCAAGCGCAAGGCCGGCGTCAAGGTGGCCGATGTCGCCGCGCTGGTCGACAAGCTGAAGACCGAAGCGCGCGTGATCTGA
- a CDS encoding aldolase/citrate lyase family protein — MSGLLTAGQPCRSWLFTPATRPDRFDRAARSGADVLIIDLEDAVPPADKAAARSTALDALATPPAVPILRVLRINAPVTPDGLEDLLALIRGPQSARPDCLIVPKVDSAETIRWIDTLLTGAGTPLPLVALIESARGVAAAEDIAGASPRLAALFFGAADLSADLGCATAWEPLLSARSRLVNAAALAGIEAVDSPFFALNDAAGLERETAAALALGFGAKAAIHPGQIATINATLTPTEAEAAQARRILAESAKGVAVVDGRMIDEAMARKARRILSRAANAAQPQED; from the coding sequence ATGAGCGGGCTGCTGACTGCCGGACAGCCCTGCCGCAGCTGGCTGTTCACCCCTGCGACCCGGCCCGACCGTTTCGACCGTGCCGCCCGATCCGGTGCCGATGTGCTGATCATCGACCTGGAGGACGCCGTTCCGCCGGCCGACAAGGCGGCTGCGCGCAGCACGGCGCTGGACGCTTTGGCCACGCCGCCGGCCGTTCCGATCCTGCGGGTGCTGCGCATCAATGCGCCGGTCACGCCCGATGGGCTGGAAGATCTGCTGGCGCTGATCCGCGGGCCGCAGTCCGCCCGGCCCGATTGCCTCATCGTGCCGAAGGTCGACAGCGCCGAGACGATCCGCTGGATCGACACGCTGCTGACCGGAGCCGGAACCCCGTTGCCGCTGGTGGCGCTGATCGAATCGGCCCGCGGCGTCGCCGCAGCGGAGGACATCGCCGGCGCATCGCCCCGGCTGGCCGCGCTGTTCTTCGGCGCCGCCGACCTGTCCGCCGACCTCGGCTGCGCCACCGCCTGGGAGCCGTTGCTGTCGGCGCGCTCCCGGCTGGTCAACGCCGCGGCGCTGGCCGGCATCGAAGCGGTCGATTCGCCCTTCTTCGCCCTCAACGATGCCGCCGGGCTGGAACGGGAGACAGCCGCCGCCCTGGCGCTTGGTTTCGGCGCGAAGGCGGCGATCCACCCCGGCCAGATCGCCACCATCAATGCGACCCTGACCCCGACCGAGGCCGAAGCCGCCCAGGCACGCCGCATCCTGGCGGAAAGCGCCAAGGGCGTCGCGGTGGTCGATGGCCGCATGATCGACGAGGCGATGGCGCGCAAGGCCCGCCGCATCCTGTCCCGCGCCGCGAACGCGGCCCAGCCGCAAGAGGACTGA
- a CDS encoding FAS1-like dehydratase domain-containing protein encodes MTFDHLKDWIGGVELRTDIAAAAPLAGLAATLDHDTPPWPAGELPPLAHWLHFLPRAPQREIGADGHPHTGGFLPPVPLPRRMWAGSDMRFLAPIPLGAEMRRTSTIEAVEHKAGRSGDMVFVSVLHEIATDAGVAIRERQDIVYREAAKPGEAAQQPAAATTESLPAADWSRGITPDPVLLFRYSALTFNGHRIHYDRPYCRDVEGYPGLVVHGPLTATLLMDLVLRNIGSRQVCGFRFRARRPLFDTAPISLNAADRGDGRIDGWAAGPDGAAAMTAEFAVAP; translated from the coding sequence GTGACGTTCGACCATCTGAAGGACTGGATCGGAGGGGTCGAGCTGCGGACCGACATCGCCGCCGCCGCCCCGCTGGCCGGGCTGGCCGCGACGCTGGACCACGACACCCCACCCTGGCCGGCGGGAGAGCTGCCGCCGCTCGCCCATTGGCTGCATTTCCTGCCCCGCGCGCCGCAGCGCGAAATCGGCGCGGATGGGCATCCGCACACGGGCGGCTTCCTGCCGCCGGTGCCGCTGCCCCGGCGGATGTGGGCCGGCAGCGACATGCGTTTCCTGGCCCCGATTCCGCTTGGGGCGGAGATGCGCCGCACCTCCACCATCGAAGCGGTGGAGCACAAGGCCGGCCGGTCGGGCGACATGGTGTTCGTCAGCGTGCTGCACGAGATCGCGACCGATGCCGGCGTCGCCATCCGCGAGCGGCAGGACATCGTCTATCGCGAAGCCGCGAAGCCGGGCGAAGCGGCACAGCAGCCGGCTGCCGCCACCACCGAGTCCCTGCCCGCCGCCGACTGGAGCCGTGGCATCACCCCCGATCCCGTCTTGCTGTTCCGCTATTCGGCGCTGACTTTCAACGGCCATCGCATCCATTACGACCGTCCCTATTGCCGGGACGTCGAAGGCTACCCCGGGCTGGTGGTGCATGGACCGCTGACCGCGACCCTGTTGATGGATCTGGTGTTGCGCAACATCGGTAGCCGACAGGTCTGCGGTTTCCGCTTCCGCGCCCGCCGTCCGCTGTTCGACACCGCGCCCATCTCCCTGAACGCGGCGGACAGGGGGGACGGCCGGATCGACGGCTGGGCCGCCGGGCCGGACGGCGCGGCGGCCATGACCGCCGAATTCGCGGTCGCGCCATGA
- a CDS encoding FAD-binding oxidoreductase, producing the protein MPNDIQTSGQSSGQTALRPDFATAVLAPIRAIVGDRGLITDPDTMKPFMESWRDGWVGRSPAVVLPDSTEDLAAVVRICAETGTPIVPQGGNTGLTGASQPHADGSEIVISTNRLNRIREIDIDNDTMTVEAGCILANIQNAARDVGRLFPMSLAAEGSCQIGGNIATNAGGVQVVRYGNMRNLVAGLEVVLPDGRIWDGLRGLRKDNAGYDLKQIFIGSEGTLGIVTAAVLKLSPLPRATATALVAVSAPSDAVDLLTRAKGVAGDRIVTFELIQRACIDVARRHVPDVPDPLRDRYPWYVLVELADQDSGNRLAEMLEAILEAGMEAGEVLDGVVAASKAQGDSLWRIREGIPEGQKREGVSFKHDVSVPISRVARFLDRTDAALERACPGIRPFSFGHLGDGNIHYNPIQAEDGDPAEWRAKLATVNAIVHDIVVELGGSISAEHGIGRLRIDEMPRYKSAVELEMMATLKRAFDPHNIMNPGKILHSSGVAP; encoded by the coding sequence TTGCCGAACGACATCCAAACCAGCGGGCAGAGCAGCGGACAAACCGCCTTGCGGCCGGACTTCGCGACGGCCGTGCTCGCCCCCATCCGCGCCATCGTCGGCGACCGCGGCCTGATCACCGACCCCGACACCATGAAGCCGTTCATGGAATCCTGGCGGGACGGCTGGGTCGGCCGGTCGCCGGCCGTGGTGCTGCCCGACAGCACCGAGGATCTCGCCGCCGTCGTGCGCATCTGTGCCGAAACCGGCACGCCGATCGTGCCCCAGGGCGGCAACACCGGCCTGACCGGCGCCAGCCAGCCGCATGCCGACGGGTCGGAGATCGTCATCTCCACCAACCGGCTGAACCGCATCCGCGAGATCGACATCGACAACGACACGATGACGGTCGAGGCCGGCTGCATTCTCGCCAACATCCAGAACGCGGCGCGCGACGTCGGCCGGCTGTTCCCGATGAGCCTCGCCGCCGAAGGCTCCTGCCAGATCGGCGGCAACATCGCCACCAATGCCGGCGGCGTGCAGGTGGTGCGGTACGGCAACATGCGCAACCTCGTGGCCGGGCTGGAGGTGGTGCTGCCCGACGGACGGATCTGGGACGGGCTGCGCGGCCTGCGCAAGGACAATGCCGGCTATGACCTGAAGCAGATCTTCATCGGCTCGGAAGGCACGCTGGGCATCGTCACCGCAGCGGTGCTGAAGCTGTCGCCGCTGCCGCGCGCCACGGCGACGGCGCTCGTCGCGGTGTCGGCCCCCAGCGACGCCGTCGATCTGCTGACACGTGCCAAGGGCGTGGCCGGCGACCGCATCGTCACCTTCGAGCTGATCCAGCGCGCCTGCATCGACGTGGCCCGCCGCCATGTGCCGGACGTGCCCGATCCCCTGCGCGACCGCTATCCCTGGTACGTGCTGGTGGAGCTGGCCGACCAGGATTCGGGCAACCGGCTGGCCGAGATGCTGGAAGCCATCCTGGAAGCGGGGATGGAGGCCGGCGAGGTGCTCGACGGGGTGGTCGCCGCGTCGAAGGCCCAGGGCGATTCGCTGTGGCGTATCCGCGAAGGCATCCCGGAAGGGCAGAAGCGCGAAGGCGTGTCCTTCAAGCATGACGTCTCGGTGCCGATCTCGCGGGTGGCGCGCTTCCTCGACCGCACCGACGCGGCTCTGGAGCGGGCCTGCCCGGGCATCCGCCCCTTCTCCTTCGGCCATCTCGGCGATGGCAACATCCACTACAACCCGATCCAGGCGGAGGACGGCGACCCGGCCGAATGGCGGGCGAAGTTGGCGACGGTCAACGCCATCGTCCATGACATCGTCGTCGAACTCGGCGGCTCGATCTCGGCCGAGCACGGCATCGGCCGGCTGCGCATCGACGAGATGCCGCGCTACAAATCGGCGGTCGAGCTGGAGATGATGGCGACGCTGAAGCGCGCCTTCGACCCGCACAACATCATGAATCCGGGCAAGATCCTGCATTCCTCCGGGGTGGCGCCGTGA
- a CDS encoding aldehyde dehydrogenase family protein, whose product MPPDTRPLTNFIAGSWRPGRDRLDIFNPSDLDELAGSYSLAGADDVAEAVAAARTAQPRWRAATVEQRSLVLDAISRALFDGKDELARIAAAEGGKTIPDALGEITRAAHLARFFSAEALRAPGETLGSVRPGVEVDVTREPVGVIGLVTPWNFPVATPMWKIAPALAFGNAVIWKPSEKTPGISIAVTRIIAAALEAHGMPTGLFNLVIGAGPEVGAAVVDAVDAVSFTGSVNTGRRIAVRCAERMIRVQLELGGQNPLVVLGDADPERAADIGVNSAYFHAGQRCTATGRFIVEDSIHDAFVAAMAERMAALRIGHALLPETQIGPVIDEFQLTKNMQYIDTGLGEGARLASGGTRLERPTRGWFLAPALFTDTSNAMTINREEVFGPVASVIRVRDYEEALAVANDTDYGLSSGIITNSMKHARHFQANIQAGMTMLNLPTAGVDYHVPFGGRKMSSYGPREQGRSAIEFYTIIKTAYRAL is encoded by the coding sequence ATGCCCCCCGATACCCGTCCGCTCACCAATTTCATCGCAGGCAGCTGGCGGCCGGGCCGCGACCGGCTCGACATCTTCAATCCGTCGGACCTGGACGAGCTGGCCGGCTCCTACTCCCTGGCCGGCGCCGACGACGTGGCGGAGGCGGTGGCCGCCGCCCGTACCGCCCAACCGCGCTGGCGCGCCGCCACGGTCGAACAGCGTTCCCTGGTGCTCGACGCCATCTCCCGCGCGCTGTTCGACGGCAAGGACGAGCTGGCGCGGATCGCCGCCGCCGAAGGCGGCAAGACCATCCCCGACGCGCTGGGCGAGATCACCCGCGCAGCCCATCTCGCGCGCTTCTTCTCGGCCGAAGCGCTGCGGGCACCGGGCGAGACGCTGGGCTCGGTGCGCCCGGGGGTCGAGGTCGACGTGACGCGCGAGCCGGTCGGCGTCATCGGTCTGGTGACGCCCTGGAACTTCCCGGTCGCCACGCCGATGTGGAAGATCGCCCCGGCGCTGGCCTTCGGCAACGCGGTGATCTGGAAGCCGTCGGAAAAGACCCCCGGCATCTCCATCGCCGTCACCCGCATCATCGCGGCGGCGCTGGAGGCGCACGGCATGCCGACCGGCCTGTTCAATCTGGTGATCGGCGCTGGTCCGGAGGTCGGCGCGGCGGTGGTCGACGCGGTGGACGCGGTGTCCTTCACCGGGTCGGTCAACACCGGACGGCGCATCGCCGTGCGCTGCGCCGAGCGCATGATCCGCGTCCAGCTGGAGTTGGGCGGCCAGAATCCGCTGGTGGTGCTGGGCGATGCCGATCCGGAACGCGCCGCCGACATCGGCGTCAACAGCGCCTATTTCCACGCCGGCCAACGCTGCACCGCCACCGGCCGCTTCATCGTCGAGGACAGCATCCACGACGCCTTCGTCGCCGCGATGGCGGAGCGGATGGCGGCGCTGCGCATCGGCCATGCCCTGTTGCCGGAAACGCAGATCGGCCCGGTGATCGACGAGTTCCAGCTGACCAAGAACATGCAATACATCGACACCGGGCTCGGCGAGGGCGCCCGGCTGGCGTCGGGCGGCACCCGGCTGGAGCGGCCGACCCGCGGCTGGTTCCTGGCCCCGGCCCTGTTCACCGACACCAGCAACGCCATGACCATCAACCGGGAGGAGGTGTTCGGCCCGGTCGCCAGCGTCATCCGCGTCAGGGATTACGAGGAGGCGCTGGCCGTCGCCAACGACACCGACTATGGCCTGTCGTCGGGCATCATCACCAACTCGATGAAGCATGCCCGCCATTTCCAGGCCAACATCCAGGCCGGCATGACCATGCTGAACCTGCCGACGGCAGGCGTCGACTATCATGTCCCGTTCGGCGGCCGGAAGATGTCGAGCTATGGCCCGCGCGAGCAGGGACGCTCGGCCATCGAGTTCTACACCATCATCAAGACGGCCTACCGCGCGCTGTGA
- a CDS encoding ketopantoate reductase family protein — MRIAVVGAGAVGGALAGYLAATGRHDLSLLARGAHLAAIRERGLTVRTPKDTLTCRPRASDDAADLGPQDVVIVTVKGHGLPALAPAFPALCGPDTLVVAAQNGIPWWYLHGAGNGVAAEPLEVVDPGGAMWSAIGPERIAACVIEVLPARIVEPGVVAHTAMPVLAFGAPRPGDHADRLAALADSFAAAGATARLPADIRVPLWSKLMLNMAVGPTSVLTGATMGAMEQAPGMAAVQGRLMRECLAVARAWGVELPDDIDERLARGSGVPGHKPSMLQDFEAGRSMEIDPIVTAVLELARRRSVPVPTIETLWALTALKERVAHTG, encoded by the coding sequence ATGCGCATCGCCGTCGTAGGGGCCGGCGCCGTGGGCGGGGCGCTCGCCGGATATCTCGCCGCAACCGGCCGGCACGACCTGTCGCTGCTGGCGCGCGGCGCCCATCTGGCGGCGATCCGCGAGCGCGGCCTGACCGTCCGGACGCCGAAGGACACGCTGACCTGCCGGCCGCGGGCCAGCGACGACGCCGCCGATCTGGGTCCGCAGGACGTGGTGATCGTCACCGTCAAGGGGCACGGGCTGCCGGCCTTGGCCCCGGCCTTCCCGGCGCTGTGCGGGCCGGACACGCTGGTGGTGGCGGCGCAGAACGGCATTCCCTGGTGGTATCTGCACGGCGCCGGGAACGGCGTCGCGGCGGAGCCGCTGGAGGTGGTCGATCCCGGCGGCGCCATGTGGTCGGCCATCGGCCCGGAGCGGATCGCCGCCTGCGTGATCGAGGTGCTGCCGGCCCGCATCGTCGAACCGGGCGTCGTCGCCCACACCGCCATGCCGGTGCTGGCCTTCGGCGCGCCGCGGCCGGGCGACCATGCCGACCGGCTGGCGGCGCTGGCCGACAGCTTCGCCGCGGCAGGCGCCACCGCCCGGCTGCCCGCCGACATCCGCGTGCCGCTGTGGAGCAAGCTGATGCTGAACATGGCGGTCGGCCCGACCAGCGTGCTGACCGGCGCCACCATGGGCGCCATGGAGCAGGCCCCCGGCATGGCCGCCGTCCAGGGCCGGCTGATGCGCGAATGCCTCGCCGTCGCCCGCGCCTGGGGCGTTGAGCTGCCCGACGACATCGACGAGCGGCTGGCGCGCGGCAGCGGCGTCCCCGGCCACAAGCCGTCGATGCTGCAGGATTTCGAAGCGGGACGCAGCATGGAGATCGATCCCATCGTGACCGCCGTCCTGGAGTTGGCCCGCCGCCGCAGCGTGCCGGTGCCGACCATCGAGACGCTGTGGGCGCTGACCGCCCTCAAGGAGCGGGTGGCGCACACCGGCTGA
- a CDS encoding TRAP transporter large permease: MAPIMFAVLVVMLLLGYPVAFALAANGLLFGLIGIELGLFRPDLFQALPERVYGTMNNDVLLAVPFFTFMGLVLERSGMAEDLLDTIGQLFGSIRGGLAYAVIFVGALLAATTGVVAASVISMGLISLPIMLRYGYDRRLASGIIAASGTLAQIIPPSLVLIVMADQLGRSVGDMYEAAFVPGLLLSSLYALYVFVVSMVFPKAAPGLPPEAIAYREPNGTRGVWQLGLLALFSGAVAYWVMGRTGVKSGADYVVLLLSVAVLVAFLAATFNRTFGAQRLVLQAAVTAALTAGAAWLTLNGWTSWALLGDSVAAGALYALAVALVERASGRRLISRMAEQATFVMVPPLALIFLVLGTIFIGLATPTEGGAMGAVGALALAATKKRLTLDMMRQATYSTAKLAAFVLFILIGARVFSLTFYGVNGHVWVEELMVSLPGGQMGFLIAVSVMVFLLAFFLDFFELAFIVIPLLAPAADRLGIDLVWFGIILAVNMQTSFMHPPFGFSLFFLRSVAPKLPYIDRVTKKETAPVLTSQIYWGAVPFVVIQLVMVALVIAFPQMVMHYKSTAVKLDDKQIEEQFQGLGDNLDDMLPPLEFK; encoded by the coding sequence ATGGCGCCGATCATGTTCGCCGTGCTGGTGGTCATGCTGCTGCTGGGCTATCCGGTCGCCTTCGCGCTGGCCGCCAACGGCCTGCTGTTCGGGCTGATCGGCATCGAACTCGGCCTGTTCCGCCCCGACCTGTTCCAGGCGCTGCCGGAGCGGGTCTACGGCACGATGAACAACGACGTGCTGCTGGCGGTGCCCTTCTTCACCTTCATGGGGCTGGTGCTGGAACGCTCCGGCATGGCGGAGGATCTGCTCGACACCATCGGCCAGCTGTTCGGATCGATCCGCGGCGGCCTCGCCTACGCCGTCATCTTCGTCGGCGCGCTGCTGGCGGCGACGACCGGCGTGGTCGCCGCCTCGGTCATCTCGATGGGGCTGATCTCGCTGCCGATCATGCTGCGCTACGGCTACGACCGCCGGCTGGCGTCGGGCATCATCGCCGCCTCGGGCACGCTGGCCCAGATCATCCCGCCGTCGCTGGTCCTGATCGTCATGGCCGACCAGCTCGGCCGCTCCGTCGGCGACATGTACGAGGCCGCCTTCGTGCCGGGCCTGCTGCTGTCGAGCCTGTATGCGCTCTACGTCTTCGTCGTCTCGATGGTCTTCCCCAAGGCCGCTCCCGGCCTGCCGCCGGAGGCCATCGCCTATCGCGAGCCGAACGGGACGCGCGGCGTCTGGCAGCTCGGCCTGCTCGCCCTGTTCTCGGGCGCCGTCGCCTATTGGGTGATGGGCCGAACCGGGGTGAAGTCCGGTGCCGACTATGTCGTGCTGCTGCTGTCGGTCGCAGTGCTGGTGGCCTTCCTGGCCGCCACCTTCAACCGGACCTTCGGCGCGCAGCGTCTGGTCCTTCAGGCCGCGGTGACGGCGGCGCTGACCGCGGGGGCGGCGTGGCTGACGCTGAACGGCTGGACCAGCTGGGCGTTGCTGGGCGATTCCGTTGCGGCGGGTGCGCTCTACGCCCTGGCCGTCGCGCTGGTGGAACGGGCGAGCGGCCGGCGCCTGATCTCCCGCATGGCCGAGCAGGCGACCTTCGTCATGGTGCCGCCGCTGGCGCTGATCTTCCTGGTGCTCGGCACCATCTTCATCGGCCTCGCCACCCCGACGGAGGGCGGTGCCATGGGTGCCGTCGGCGCGCTGGCGCTGGCGGCGACGAAGAAGCGGCTGACCCTCGACATGATGCGTCAGGCCACCTATTCGACGGCGAAGCTGGCGGCCTTCGTGCTGTTCATCCTGATCGGCGCGCGGGTGTTCTCGCTGACCTTCTACGGCGTCAACGGCCATGTCTGGGTCGAGGAGCTGATGGTCTCGCTGCCGGGCGGGCAAATGGGTTTCCTGATCGCGGTCAGCGTCATGGTGTTCCTGCTCGCCTTCTTCCTCGACTTCTTCGAGCTGGCCTTCATCGTCATCCCGCTGCTGGCCCCGGCGGCGGACCGGCTCGGCATCGATCTGGTGTGGTTCGGCATCATCCTGGCGGTGAACATGCAGACCAGCTTCATGCACCCGCCCTTCGGCTTCTCGCTGTTCTTCCTGCGCTCGGTGGCGCCGAAGCTGCCCTACATCGACCGCGTGACGAAGAAGGAGACGGCGCCCGTCCTGACCAGCCAGATCTATTGGGGAGCGGTGCCCTTCGTCGTCATCCAGCTGGTGATGGTGGCGCTGGTGATCGCCTTCCCGCAGATGGTCATGCATTACAAGTCGACTGCCGTGAAACTCGACGACAAGCAGATCGAGGAGCAGTTCCAGGGCCTGGGCGACAATCTGGACGACATGCTGCCGCCGCTGGAATTCAAGTGA
- a CDS encoding TRAP transporter small permease subunit: MTSPTPSPQMTAPLMTALIGACRLVDAVTARLGKAISWLILLAILVSAANAVIRKLFDVSSNSWLELQWVLFAAVFLLCSPWTLKEDEHIRIDIVNAMLTKRARDGVDLFGHLAFLLPFSLVMMITSWPFALASFAIEEQSMNAGGLPQWPAKLLIPLGFTILFIQGLSELAKRAAVMTGHLEESAQRAGGHQAAAEAEAERLLAAERERSTHPDTIPSR, translated from the coding sequence ATGACGAGCCCCACCCCCTCCCCCCAGATGACGGCCCCCCTGATGACGGCCCTGATCGGGGCTTGCCGGCTGGTCGACGCGGTCACCGCGCGGCTGGGCAAGGCGATATCCTGGCTGATCCTGCTGGCGATCCTGGTGTCGGCCGCCAACGCCGTCATCCGCAAGCTGTTCGACGTCAGCTCGAACTCGTGGCTGGAACTGCAATGGGTGCTGTTCGCCGCCGTGTTCCTGCTCTGCTCGCCCTGGACGCTGAAGGAGGACGAGCACATCCGCATCGACATCGTCAACGCGATGCTGACCAAGCGCGCGCGCGACGGCGTGGACCTGTTCGGCCATCTGGCCTTCCTGCTGCCCTTCAGCCTGGTGATGATGATCACCTCCTGGCCGTTCGCCCTCGCCTCCTTCGCGATCGAGGAACAGTCGATGAATGCGGGAGGCCTGCCGCAATGGCCGGCGAAGCTGCTGATTCCGCTGGGTTTCACCATCCTGTTCATCCAGGGCCTGTCCGAACTGGCCAAGCGGGCCGCGGTCATGACCGGCCATCTGGAGGAATCGGCCCAGCGGGCCGGAGGCCATCAGGCGGCTGCCGAGGCGGAGGCCGAAAGGCTGCTCGCCGCCGAGCGCGAGCGGTCCACCCATCCCGACACCATTCCCAGCCGGTAG